Proteins encoded together in one Kribbella voronezhensis window:
- a CDS encoding Gfo/Idh/MocA family protein: MSTTARKLRVGIVGGGFMGQVHGRSALVAGADVVGAVGSSPERAEAAAGATGAARGFATLDELLAADIDVVHVCTPNNTHLPVTLQALEAGKHVICEKPLATSAKDASGLLAAATEAGAVATVPFVYRYHPMVRELRTRIAEGEAGQVTSLHGSYLQDWLAGENDQNWRVDDEAGGPSRAFADIGSHWCDLTEFVTGDRITEISAQLRTIRATRGGAVVRTEDLASAQFRTAAGVIGTVVVSQVAAGRKNRLYLEVSGTESSFGFDQEDPDRLWVGRRAASQLLTRDPETLSPPAARVNRLPAGHAQGYQDAFDSFVADTYAAVRDDDHPDGLPDFAAGARSARLVDAVLRSAAADGAWTTVENH, translated from the coding sequence GTGTCCACCACTGCGCGCAAGCTCCGGGTCGGGATCGTCGGCGGCGGATTCATGGGCCAGGTGCACGGCCGCTCCGCCTTGGTGGCCGGGGCCGACGTCGTGGGTGCGGTCGGTTCGAGTCCCGAGCGAGCAGAAGCCGCGGCCGGGGCCACCGGTGCCGCGCGTGGGTTCGCCACTCTGGACGAACTGCTTGCCGCGGACATCGACGTAGTACACGTCTGTACGCCGAACAACACGCATCTGCCGGTGACCCTGCAAGCCCTCGAAGCGGGCAAGCACGTGATCTGCGAGAAGCCGCTGGCCACTTCTGCCAAGGACGCGAGCGGGTTGCTCGCGGCGGCGACGGAGGCCGGGGCCGTCGCGACCGTGCCGTTCGTCTACCGCTACCACCCGATGGTCCGCGAGTTGCGGACCCGGATCGCGGAGGGCGAGGCCGGGCAGGTCACCAGCCTGCACGGGAGTTATCTGCAGGACTGGCTGGCGGGGGAGAACGACCAGAACTGGCGCGTCGACGACGAGGCCGGCGGACCGTCGCGGGCCTTCGCCGACATCGGTTCGCACTGGTGTGATCTGACCGAGTTCGTCACCGGCGACCGGATCACCGAGATCAGCGCGCAACTGCGGACGATCCGGGCCACCCGCGGCGGCGCCGTAGTACGGACCGAGGATCTTGCGTCGGCGCAGTTCCGGACCGCGGCTGGGGTGATCGGCACCGTGGTGGTCAGTCAGGTCGCGGCCGGGCGGAAGAACCGCTTGTATCTGGAGGTTTCCGGGACCGAGTCGAGCTTCGGCTTCGACCAGGAGGACCCGGACCGGTTGTGGGTCGGGCGGCGCGCCGCGAGCCAGTTGCTGACCCGTGATCCCGAGACCTTGAGCCCGCCCGCCGCGCGGGTGAACCGCCTGCCGGCCGGCCACGCCCAGGGATATCAGGACGCCTTCGATTCCTTCGTCGCCGACACCTACGCGGCGGTGCGGGACGACGACCACCCGGACGGCCTGCCCGACTTCGCCGCCGGCGCCCGTTCCGCCCGCCTCGTCGACGCCGTACTGCGGTCCGCTGCCGCGGACGGCGCCTGGACCACCGTCGAGAACCACTAG
- a CDS encoding HU family DNA-binding protein, producing the protein MNKSQLVEALAVHFDGNRRSAQHALESVIDTVQRELTKKGGKVAITGFGAFEAIERGARMVRNPRTGEVKRAKKTVVPKFRAGAELKAVVSGAKKLPKLVAPKPAAATKAAAPAKKAAPAKAAATKTAAKKAPAKKATATKTVAKKAPAKKAPATKAVAKKAPAKKATATKTVAKKAPAKKAPAKRAAAR; encoded by the coding sequence GTGAACAAGAGCCAGTTGGTCGAAGCGCTCGCAGTGCACTTCGACGGAAATCGCCGTTCGGCCCAGCACGCCCTGGAATCGGTGATCGACACCGTCCAGCGCGAGCTGACCAAGAAGGGCGGCAAGGTTGCCATCACCGGGTTCGGGGCCTTCGAGGCCATCGAGCGCGGCGCCCGGATGGTCCGCAACCCGCGGACCGGCGAGGTGAAGCGGGCCAAGAAGACGGTCGTGCCGAAGTTCCGCGCGGGTGCGGAGCTGAAGGCCGTCGTGTCCGGCGCCAAGAAGCTGCCGAAGCTGGTTGCGCCGAAGCCGGCCGCAGCCACCAAGGCGGCCGCACCGGCCAAGAAGGCCGCGCCGGCGAAGGCCGCCGCGACCAAGACCGCCGCCAAGAAGGCCCCGGCCAAGAAGGCCACCGCCACCAAGACGGTTGCCAAGAAGGCCCCGGCCAAGAAGGCTCCGGCCACCAAGGCCGTTGCCAAGAAGGCTCCGGCCAAGAAGGCCACCGCCACCAAGACGGTTGCCAAGAAGGCCCCCGCCAAGAAGGCACCGGCGAAGCGCGCAGCCGCACGCTGA
- a CDS encoding NAD(P)H-dependent glycerol-3-phosphate dehydrogenase: MTKVAVFGAGSWGTAFATVLANAGNQVSLWGRRESLCEAINSRHENPDYLPGLRLPDAITATHDPALAAEGSEAIVLAVPSQSLRDNLKDWADVLPAAVPLVSLMKGVEVGTTKRMSEVIAELTGAGPERIAVVSGPNLAREIAEGQPAAAVVACADEGTAARLQKLCHSPTFRPYTNNDVIGCELGGATKNVIALAVGMAVGLGFGDNARASVITRGLVETARLGTALGADEHTFSGLAGLGDLVATCSSPLSRNRTFGEKLGQGMTVAEIAGGTRQVAEGVKSCSSITELAHHHDVEMPIAEHVTKVVAGEMTPKDMLFSLVSRSAKSERWG; the protein is encoded by the coding sequence ATGACCAAAGTTGCGGTGTTCGGTGCCGGTTCCTGGGGGACCGCCTTCGCCACGGTGCTCGCGAACGCCGGGAACCAGGTGTCCCTGTGGGGCCGGCGGGAATCGCTCTGCGAGGCGATCAACAGCCGGCACGAGAACCCGGACTACCTGCCCGGGCTCCGGCTCCCCGACGCCATCACCGCAACGCACGACCCGGCGCTGGCCGCCGAAGGATCCGAGGCGATCGTGCTCGCCGTACCGAGCCAGTCGCTGCGGGACAACCTGAAGGACTGGGCCGATGTCCTGCCGGCCGCCGTACCGCTGGTCAGCCTGATGAAGGGCGTCGAGGTCGGTACGACGAAGCGGATGAGCGAGGTGATCGCCGAACTCACCGGAGCCGGGCCCGAACGGATCGCGGTGGTGTCAGGGCCGAACCTGGCCCGCGAGATCGCCGAAGGCCAGCCTGCTGCCGCAGTGGTCGCCTGTGCTGACGAAGGGACGGCCGCGCGACTGCAGAAGCTGTGCCACTCGCCGACGTTCCGCCCCTACACGAACAACGACGTGATCGGCTGCGAGCTCGGCGGCGCGACGAAGAACGTGATCGCGTTGGCGGTCGGGATGGCCGTCGGCCTCGGCTTCGGTGACAACGCCCGCGCATCGGTGATCACCCGCGGCCTGGTCGAGACAGCACGCCTCGGTACTGCGCTGGGCGCCGACGAACACACCTTCTCGGGGCTGGCCGGTCTCGGCGACCTGGTGGCGACCTGCTCGTCGCCGTTGTCCCGCAACCGAACCTTCGGCGAGAAGCTCGGCCAGGGGATGACGGTGGCCGAGATCGCGGGCGGCACCCGGCAGGTCGCCGAGGGCGTCAAGTCCTGCTCGTCCATCACCGAACTGGCTCACCACCACGACGTGGAGATGCCGATCGCCGAACACGTCACCAAGGTGGTCGCGGGCGAGATGACTCCCAAGGACATGCTCTTCAGCTTGGTATCGCGATCGGCGAAGTCCGAACGCTGGGGCTAG
- a CDS encoding SMP-30/gluconolactonase/LRE family protein, translating into MAELLLGGLAIGESPRWHDDRLWFSNWGTGEVLAVGADGKSELMASVPPETLPFSIDWLPDGRLLVVAGARLLRQENDGTLVEHADLSEVADLCNEIVVDRRGNVFVNGGSFDFSKPSVVLVVTPDGQVRQVAEGILFANGMAVTEDGTTLIVAESHGCRLSAFDIGDGGELSNRRVWADLGEGNHPDGICLDAEGAVWYADVPNQHCVRVREGGEVLQTVKLDRGAFACMLGGDDGRTLYILAAEWAGFENMFSPARTGQLLTHPAAAPHAGRP; encoded by the coding sequence ATGGCGGAGTTGTTGCTGGGCGGGTTGGCGATCGGGGAGTCGCCGAGGTGGCACGACGACCGGCTCTGGTTCTCGAACTGGGGGACCGGCGAAGTACTGGCCGTCGGCGCTGACGGCAAGAGTGAGCTGATGGCGAGCGTTCCGCCGGAGACGCTGCCGTTCTCGATCGACTGGCTTCCGGACGGGCGGCTGCTGGTCGTCGCCGGCGCACGCCTGCTACGCCAGGAGAACGACGGAACCCTGGTCGAGCATGCCGACCTGAGCGAGGTCGCCGACCTGTGCAACGAGATCGTGGTCGATCGGCGCGGCAACGTCTTCGTCAACGGCGGCTCCTTCGACTTCAGCAAGCCGAGCGTCGTGCTGGTGGTGACACCCGATGGGCAGGTCCGTCAGGTTGCCGAGGGCATCTTGTTCGCGAACGGGATGGCGGTGACCGAGGACGGTACGACGCTGATCGTGGCGGAGTCGCACGGCTGCCGGCTGAGCGCCTTCGACATCGGCGACGGCGGCGAATTGTCGAACCGCCGCGTCTGGGCCGACCTCGGCGAGGGCAACCACCCGGACGGCATCTGCCTGGATGCCGAGGGCGCCGTCTGGTACGCCGATGTGCCCAATCAGCACTGCGTGCGGGTGCGGGAAGGCGGCGAGGTGCTACAGACCGTCAAGCTCGACCGTGGCGCTTTCGCCTGCATGCTGGGTGGTGACGACGGCCGCACCCTCTACATCCTCGCGGCCGAGTGGGCCGGCTTCGAGAACATGTTCAGCCCGGCCCGCACCGGCCAACTCCTGACCCACCCCGCCGCAGCGCCCCACGCCGGCCGTCCTTAG
- a CDS encoding lysophospholipid acyltransferase family protein, whose protein sequence is MTDGSYDDQEAEVNGQRTAGGPRPRRGFWFGLVVAIVKPFMLLWTKQDFRGRENVPRSGGMVFVTNHISHFDPFVIGFYLWECRRIPRLLGKASLFKLPIAGRIITSAGQIPVYRDSAEAADAFRAAVAAVEKGECVGVYPEGTITRDPDLWPMTGKTGAARIALMTGCPVIPIANWGAQEVFASYGSLRVHLLPRKTMRVTAGEPVDLSAFEGRPITNELLHEATEVIMQRVAAELGVLRGQTPPKELFDPRKSEDGETR, encoded by the coding sequence ATGACCGACGGCTCGTACGACGACCAGGAGGCTGAAGTGAACGGCCAGCGCACTGCCGGGGGACCGCGGCCACGCCGTGGTTTCTGGTTCGGCCTGGTGGTCGCCATCGTCAAACCGTTCATGCTGCTGTGGACCAAGCAGGATTTCCGCGGCAGGGAGAACGTTCCGCGCAGCGGCGGGATGGTGTTCGTGACGAACCACATCTCGCACTTCGACCCGTTCGTGATCGGGTTCTACCTGTGGGAATGCCGGCGGATCCCGCGGCTGCTCGGCAAGGCGTCGCTGTTCAAACTGCCGATCGCCGGGCGGATCATCACCAGTGCCGGGCAGATCCCCGTGTACCGCGACTCGGCCGAGGCCGCGGACGCCTTCCGCGCCGCGGTGGCCGCGGTGGAGAAGGGCGAATGCGTCGGCGTCTACCCCGAAGGCACGATCACGCGTGACCCGGACCTGTGGCCGATGACGGGCAAGACCGGTGCCGCCCGGATCGCGTTGATGACCGGCTGCCCGGTGATCCCGATCGCGAACTGGGGCGCGCAGGAGGTGTTCGCGTCGTACGGCAGCCTGCGGGTCCATCTGCTGCCCCGCAAGACGATGCGGGTAACCGCCGGTGAGCCGGTCGACCTGAGCGCGTTCGAGGGCCGGCCGATCACGAACGAGCTGTTGCACGAGGCAACCGAGGTGATCATGCAGCGGGTCGCCGCCGAGCTCGGCGTCCTGCGTGGCCAGACGCCACCCAAGGAGTTGTTCGACCCACGGAAAAGTGAGGATGGGGAGACTCGATGA
- the cofC gene encoding 2-phospho-L-lactate guanylyltransferase, whose amino-acid sequence MSDLQVASWVLVIPVKRTAIAKSRLAAAYPQHRPELARSFALDTTAAALESPLVRAVLVVTDDPVVAADVAAVGANVVPDLPDVGLNEALEHGAAIAATQYRGFGVAALSADLPALRPTELSAALLASTADRSFVIDLPGTGTTMLAARPGIPLDPRFGVGSALAHQASGAHPIELTSIDSLRRDVDTAADLAHAVQLGVGPWTADVMSLVLGAATGSEGLAC is encoded by the coding sequence ATGTCAGACCTACAGGTCGCGTCCTGGGTCCTCGTGATCCCGGTGAAGCGTACGGCGATCGCGAAGAGCCGGCTCGCTGCCGCCTACCCTCAGCACCGTCCGGAGCTGGCGCGCTCGTTCGCTCTCGACACTACTGCGGCTGCGCTCGAATCTCCGCTGGTGCGTGCCGTCCTGGTCGTCACCGACGATCCAGTGGTCGCTGCCGACGTCGCCGCGGTCGGTGCGAACGTAGTACCGGACCTGCCCGATGTGGGGCTCAACGAGGCGCTGGAGCATGGGGCGGCGATCGCAGCCACGCAGTACCGGGGCTTTGGAGTTGCAGCGTTGTCCGCAGACCTCCCGGCGCTACGGCCCACTGAGCTGTCGGCTGCACTCCTCGCTTCGACAGCGGACCGCAGCTTCGTCATCGACCTCCCGGGCACCGGTACGACGATGCTTGCCGCCCGCCCGGGCATTCCGCTCGATCCCCGCTTCGGTGTCGGCTCGGCGCTGGCCCACCAGGCGTCCGGCGCTCACCCGATCGAGCTGACGTCCATCGACTCGCTGCGCCGTGACGTGGACACCGCGGCCGACCTTGCGCACGCAGTACAGCTTGGTGTCGGGCCATGGACCGCAGATGTGATGTCACTGGTTCTCGGTGCGGCGACAGGGTCCGAGGGACTTGCCTGCTGA
- a CDS encoding ROK family transcriptional regulator, producing MTDPGSAHGVLRLLLDGQPRTRAELIELTGLARSTVTGRLEELLAAGFVVPSGEAASSGGRPPARFRFNPTARLVLAGDVGATHLTVALADLTGEIVDTVTVAQSIDDGPEAVLTAFAGHARALLSRTGHSTDRLAGTGIGLPGPVEHSTGRPNHPPIMPGWDSYDVVSRITAEFPGPVLVDNDVNIMALGEHTTQYAEVEHLLFVKVATGIGAGVISGGRLHRGAQGAAGDIGHIQAPGHDELCRCGNHGCLEAVASASAIAAQLRTAGLEPRSSLDVVELVRSGNTAATQAVRQAGREIGTVLAACVSLLNPSVIVIGGSLAQAGDCLLAGIRETIYGRSLPLATTELTVAASRTGRQAAVRGAAAMVLQHTLDS from the coding sequence ATGACCGACCCCGGTTCCGCGCACGGCGTCCTGCGCCTGTTGCTGGACGGGCAGCCGCGGACCCGCGCCGAGCTGATCGAGCTGACCGGCCTGGCCCGGTCGACAGTGACCGGCAGACTCGAGGAACTCCTCGCGGCCGGCTTCGTCGTACCGTCCGGTGAAGCCGCTTCGAGCGGTGGACGGCCGCCGGCGCGTTTCCGGTTCAACCCGACCGCCCGGCTGGTGCTCGCGGGCGACGTCGGCGCGACCCACCTGACCGTCGCCCTCGCCGACCTGACGGGCGAGATCGTCGACACCGTCACCGTTGCGCAGAGCATCGACGACGGTCCCGAAGCCGTTCTCACAGCCTTCGCCGGCCACGCACGCGCTCTGCTCAGCAGGACCGGCCACAGCACGGACAGACTGGCCGGCACCGGCATCGGTCTGCCCGGCCCGGTCGAGCACAGCACCGGTCGCCCGAACCACCCACCGATCATGCCTGGCTGGGATTCGTACGACGTCGTCAGCCGGATCACCGCTGAGTTCCCGGGCCCGGTGCTGGTCGACAACGACGTGAACATCATGGCGCTCGGCGAGCACACCACGCAGTACGCCGAAGTCGAGCACCTGTTGTTCGTCAAAGTTGCCACCGGCATCGGTGCCGGGGTGATCAGCGGCGGCCGGCTTCACCGGGGTGCTCAGGGAGCGGCCGGCGACATCGGTCACATCCAGGCCCCTGGACACGACGAGCTGTGCCGCTGCGGCAACCACGGCTGCTTGGAGGCGGTCGCCTCGGCATCAGCGATCGCCGCCCAGCTCCGCACCGCCGGCCTCGAACCGCGAAGCAGTCTGGACGTCGTCGAGCTGGTGCGATCGGGAAACACCGCCGCGACCCAGGCAGTCCGGCAAGCGGGCCGCGAGATCGGCACTGTCCTCGCGGCCTGTGTCAGCCTGTTGAATCCGTCGGTGATCGTCATCGGCGGCTCGCTCGCCCAGGCCGGCGACTGCCTGCTGGCCGGTATCCGCGAAACCATCTACGGGCGATCGTTGCCCTTGGCCACCACTGAGCTGACGGTCGCAGCCTCCCGGACAGGTCGCCAGGCGGCGGTACGGGGAGCGGCCGCGATGGTTCTGCAGCACACGCTGGACAGCTAG
- a CDS encoding class I SAM-dependent methyltransferase, with product MEIDWGVGSYEPTGELLAPVSEAVVELAGPLAGRTVLDVGCGTGNAALAAAARGAVATGVDPASRLLTVARERAAAQNLTVDFLAGDAASIPVGDQSVDVVLSVFGVIFAPDAAAAIAELTRVVAPDGRIVVTAWPPGGSMSVVNAAAAKFMGEVFGQPNTSASQEPSRAGTPKPLAWHDPEALGAAFAPYGFAVEVNRKSLVFESASAEEYLERSATHPMAVSADRALSQRPDADELRAELWSRLLAAALSVNEDPDGYRFTADYTIATARRS from the coding sequence GTGGAGATCGACTGGGGTGTCGGTAGCTATGAGCCGACGGGGGAGTTGCTGGCGCCGGTGTCCGAAGCGGTGGTTGAGCTGGCCGGGCCGTTGGCGGGGCGGACGGTGCTGGACGTCGGGTGTGGGACGGGGAACGCGGCGCTGGCGGCTGCTGCTCGGGGTGCGGTGGCGACCGGGGTGGATCCGGCGAGCCGGTTGCTGACGGTTGCCCGGGAGCGAGCAGCCGCACAGAACCTGACCGTCGACTTCCTCGCCGGGGATGCTGCGAGCATTCCGGTCGGGGACCAGTCGGTCGACGTGGTGTTGTCGGTGTTCGGCGTGATCTTCGCGCCCGACGCCGCGGCCGCGATCGCCGAGCTGACCAGAGTCGTCGCGCCCGACGGCCGGATCGTCGTCACCGCGTGGCCGCCCGGCGGAAGCATGAGCGTCGTGAACGCTGCGGCCGCGAAGTTCATGGGCGAGGTCTTCGGTCAACCGAACACGTCAGCATCACAAGAGCCCTCACGAGCCGGAACGCCGAAGCCGCTTGCCTGGCACGATCCCGAGGCATTGGGGGCGGCGTTCGCGCCGTACGGGTTCGCTGTCGAGGTGAACCGTAAGAGCCTGGTCTTCGAGAGCGCTTCCGCGGAGGAGTATCTGGAGCGCTCGGCGACGCATCCGATGGCCGTCAGTGCCGACAGGGCGCTCTCGCAGCGCCCCGACGCCGACGAGCTTCGCGCCGAACTCTGGTCCCGCCTGCTCGCCGCGGCACTGTCGGTCAACGAAGACCCCGACGGCTATCGCTTCACCGCCGACTACACGATCGCCACCGCCCGCCGCAGCTGA
- a CDS encoding MFS transporter: protein MVDDLQAVREGQLVRRSRIAVAAIFCVHGSVTGSFATRVPWIQEHASVSAGQLGLALAFPAIGASLSMPLAARISHRFGTRAAQRFLIALWTLALILPSLATNLVTLCGALFVYGATAGMADVAMNALGVEIEHRLGRSIMSGLHGMWSVGTLIGSGLGTLAAHLDISARLHHLVAALTLTVLGVVASQYVLNIYPAEDEVAPPRFAFPPKSALLIGAVGFCAVFAEGASLDWSAVYLRDILTTSAAVAAGATTGFALTMAIARIAGDAVVNRWGPVLTVRVSGAVATLGGVLVVVAPHPVVAMAGFGLLGLGIAVVVPLAFAAAGHAGPNKSQAIAGVATVTYASGLVAPSIIGGIAQATDLTISFIVVTALTLGLAAFAPVLRPRTAAQS, encoded by the coding sequence GTGGTCGATGACTTGCAGGCGGTCCGCGAGGGCCAACTCGTCCGCCGGTCCCGGATCGCCGTCGCGGCGATCTTCTGTGTGCACGGGTCGGTGACCGGGTCCTTTGCGACCCGGGTGCCGTGGATCCAGGAACACGCCTCCGTGAGCGCCGGGCAACTAGGGCTCGCGCTGGCGTTTCCGGCGATCGGGGCTTCGCTGTCGATGCCGCTGGCGGCCCGGATCAGCCACCGGTTCGGCACCCGCGCGGCCCAGCGCTTCCTGATCGCCCTGTGGACCCTCGCGCTGATCCTTCCGTCACTCGCCACGAATCTGGTGACGTTGTGCGGCGCGCTGTTCGTGTACGGCGCGACCGCGGGGATGGCCGACGTCGCGATGAACGCGCTCGGGGTGGAGATCGAACATCGGCTCGGCCGATCGATCATGTCCGGGCTGCACGGGATGTGGAGCGTCGGAACCCTGATCGGTTCGGGACTCGGAACGCTCGCGGCCCACCTCGACATCAGCGCCCGACTGCACCACCTGGTGGCTGCGCTGACCCTGACGGTGCTCGGGGTGGTCGCTTCGCAGTACGTGCTGAACATCTATCCGGCCGAGGACGAGGTGGCTCCACCGCGGTTCGCGTTCCCGCCGAAGTCGGCGCTGCTGATCGGTGCCGTCGGGTTCTGCGCTGTCTTCGCCGAGGGCGCGAGCCTGGACTGGTCGGCGGTCTACCTGCGCGACATCCTGACCACCTCGGCCGCCGTCGCCGCGGGTGCGACGACGGGCTTCGCGCTCACGATGGCGATCGCGCGGATCGCCGGCGACGCGGTCGTCAACCGGTGGGGTCCGGTCCTCACCGTGCGGGTGAGCGGGGCCGTCGCGACGCTCGGTGGCGTCCTGGTCGTCGTCGCGCCGCATCCGGTGGTCGCGATGGCCGGCTTCGGCCTGCTCGGGCTGGGCATCGCGGTCGTCGTACCGCTGGCTTTCGCCGCCGCCGGCCATGCCGGGCCGAACAAGAGCCAGGCCATCGCCGGCGTCGCCACCGTCACCTACGCGTCCGGCCTGGTCGCGCCGTCCATCATCGGCGGCATCGCGCAGGCCACCGACCTCACGATCTCCTTCATCGTCGTCACCGCCCTGACGCTCGGCTTGGCTGCCTTCGCTCCCGTCCTGCGTCCTCGTACGGCCGCTCAGAGCTAA
- the corA gene encoding magnesium/cobalt transporter CorA, with the protein MSDLRIRTLRAFSRTPSFRSGRRYAGDATPAALEQKTATPQNPKPKGHSVVDSAIYCNGSRVASPQSLADTYQELHQSPHSLAWIGLYRPDRRELNSLAQEFDLHELAIEDAIQAHQRPKLERYGDTLFVVLKAARYRDATEEVEFGEVHLFVGPDFVVTVRHAEAPNLAAVRRRVERDPELLRRGTEAVLYAIMDKVVDGYAPVVAGLENDIDEIETEVFRGDPKVSRRIYELSREVIEFQRATRPLIGMLDSLRAGFDKYKVDEELQRSLRDVADHVTQVVERVDAFRELLRDILTVNATLVAQQQNEEMKSLTVASNAQNEEVKRISAWAAILFAPTLIGTVYGMNFDKMPELHWQFGYPFAVGMMALVCGGLHLIFKRRGWL; encoded by the coding sequence ATGTCCGACCTGCGCATCCGTACCCTTCGTGCGTTCAGCCGCACCCCGTCGTTCCGCTCCGGCCGCCGGTACGCCGGTGACGCCACGCCGGCCGCGCTGGAGCAGAAGACGGCCACCCCGCAGAACCCCAAGCCCAAGGGGCACAGCGTCGTGGACAGCGCGATCTACTGCAACGGCAGCCGGGTCGCTTCGCCGCAATCGTTGGCAGACACCTACCAGGAACTGCACCAGTCCCCGCACAGCCTGGCGTGGATCGGCCTGTACCGGCCGGACCGGCGCGAACTGAACTCGCTGGCCCAGGAGTTCGACCTGCACGAGTTGGCGATCGAGGACGCCATCCAGGCCCATCAGCGGCCGAAGCTGGAGCGCTACGGCGACACGTTGTTCGTCGTCCTGAAGGCTGCCCGCTACCGGGACGCGACCGAGGAGGTCGAGTTCGGCGAGGTGCACCTGTTCGTCGGCCCGGACTTCGTGGTGACGGTCCGGCATGCCGAGGCGCCCAACCTGGCCGCGGTACGGCGCCGCGTCGAGCGCGACCCGGAGTTGCTCCGCCGCGGCACCGAAGCGGTTCTCTACGCGATCATGGACAAGGTCGTCGACGGGTACGCGCCGGTGGTCGCCGGTCTCGAGAACGACATCGACGAGATCGAGACCGAGGTGTTCCGCGGCGATCCCAAGGTGTCGCGGCGCATCTACGAGTTGTCCCGTGAGGTGATCGAGTTCCAGCGCGCGACCCGGCCGCTGATCGGCATGCTGGACTCGCTGCGGGCCGGCTTCGACAAGTACAAGGTGGACGAGGAACTGCAGCGTTCGCTGCGCGACGTGGCCGACCACGTCACCCAGGTGGTGGAGCGGGTGGATGCCTTCCGCGAACTGCTGCGCGACATCCTGACGGTGAACGCGACGCTGGTCGCCCAGCAGCAGAACGAGGAGATGAAGTCCCTCACTGTCGCCAGCAACGCCCAGAACGAAGAGGTGAAGCGGATCTCCGCGTGGGCGGCGATCCTGTTCGCGCCGACCTTGATCGGCACCGTGTACGGGATGAACTTCGACAAGATGCCGGAGTTGCACTGGCAGTTCGGCTATCCGTTCGCCGTCGGGATGATGGCGTTGGTCTGCGGCGGTCTGCACCTGATCTTCAAGCGTCGCGGCTGGCTCTGA
- a CDS encoding sugar phosphate isomerase/epimerase family protein yields MPRPITLFTGQWADLPFEEVCGLAASWGYDGIEIACSGDHFDVQQAIDDENYIAGRHEILERHGLKVFAISNHLVGQAICDDPIDFRHQAILPSRVWGDGDPEGVRQRAAEDMKNTARAAAKLGVKTVIGFTGSSIWQYVAMFPPVPAERIAAGYQDFADRWNPILDVFDEVGVRFAHEVHPSEIAYDYWTTTLTLEAIGHREAFGLNWDPSHMVWQDIDPAAFLWDFKDRIYHVDCKDTRMRVGGGRNGRLGSHLPWGDPRRGWDFYSTGHGDVNWEDCFRVLNSIGYDGPISVEWEDAGMERKTGAAEAVNVIRALAFDKPEGSFDDAFATDK; encoded by the coding sequence ATGCCACGCCCGATCACCCTGTTCACCGGCCAGTGGGCCGACCTGCCGTTCGAGGAGGTCTGCGGCCTGGCCGCCTCCTGGGGCTACGACGGGATCGAGATCGCCTGCTCGGGCGACCACTTCGACGTCCAGCAGGCCATCGACGACGAGAACTACATCGCCGGCCGGCACGAGATCCTCGAGCGGCACGGCCTGAAGGTCTTCGCGATCTCCAACCACCTGGTCGGGCAGGCGATCTGCGACGACCCGATCGACTTCCGGCACCAGGCGATCCTGCCGTCGCGGGTCTGGGGCGACGGCGATCCCGAGGGTGTGCGGCAGCGGGCGGCCGAGGACATGAAGAACACCGCGCGGGCGGCGGCGAAGCTGGGGGTGAAGACCGTGATCGGCTTCACCGGCTCGTCGATCTGGCAGTACGTGGCGATGTTCCCGCCGGTGCCGGCCGAGCGGATCGCGGCGGGGTACCAGGACTTCGCCGATCGGTGGAACCCGATCCTCGACGTGTTCGACGAGGTCGGCGTGCGGTTCGCGCACGAGGTGCACCCGTCGGAGATCGCGTACGACTACTGGACCACGACGCTGACGCTCGAGGCGATCGGTCACCGCGAGGCGTTCGGGCTGAACTGGGACCCGAGCCACATGGTCTGGCAGGACATCGACCCGGCCGCGTTCCTGTGGGACTTCAAGGACCGGATCTACCACGTCGACTGCAAGGACACCCGGATGCGGGTCGGCGGCGGACGCAACGGGCGGCTCGGCTCCCACCTGCCGTGGGGCGACCCGCGTCGCGGCTGGGACTTTTACTCGACCGGTCACGGTGACGTGAACTGGGAGGACTGCTTCCGGGTCCTCAACTCGATCGGCTACGACGGCCCGATCTCGGTCGAATGGGAGGACGCCGGGATGGAACGCAAGACCGGCGCCGCCGAAGCCGTCAACGTCATCCGGGCTCTCGCCTTCGACAAACCAGAGGGCTCCTTCGACGACGCCTTCGCCACCGACAAGTAA